A single window of Colletotrichum higginsianum IMI 349063 chromosome 8, whole genome shotgun sequence DNA harbors:
- a CDS encoding Arabinogalactan endo-beta-1,4-galactanase — MLASLASVFLLALSTANAALTYKGADWSSAPIEEKAGIKYKSSAGASQSLEVILKNAGVNSVRQRVWVNPSNGDYNLDYNLALAKRAKAQGLSVYLTLHFSDTWADPAKQGIPSGWPSDIENLSWRLYNYTLEVSNAFQKAGVPPAIISIGNEIRAGLLFNTGRTSNWSNVARLLNSAAYGIKDSTLSPKPKIMIHLDNGWDWNAQNNWYTNLFAQNLLKVADFDMMGVSYYPFYGSGATLSALKTSLTNLANKWGKEIVVAETNWPTSCPSPAYAFPSDLKDIPFSAAGQTTFMKRVAAVVAAVKNGKGVYYWEVGWMNNQALGSSCPSNTMFSWPGTALSSLDVFKSI; from the coding sequence ATGCtggcctccctcgcctccgtcttcctccttgccctttcCACGGCCAATGCCGCGCTCACCTACAAGGGCGCGGActggtcctcggcgcccatTGAGGAGAAGGCCGGTATCAAGTACAAGAgcagcgccggcgcctcgCAGTCCCTCGAGGTGATCCTCAAGAACGCCGGCGTCAACTCGGTCCGTCAGCGCGTTTGGGTCAACCCTTCCAACGGCGACTACAACCTCGACTACAACCTCGCTCTCGCGAAGCGCGCCAAGGCGCAGGGCCTGTCTGTCTACCTCACGCTGCACTTCAGCGACACCTGGGCCGACCCGGCCAAGCAGGGCATCCCTTCGGGCTGGCCCTCGGACATTGAGAACCTTAGCTGGCGATTGTACAACTATACCCTCGAGGTCAGCAACGCTTTCCAAAAGGCCGGCGTCCCGCCCGCCATCATCTCCATCGGCAACGAGATccgcgccggcctgctcTTCAACACGGGCAGGACCTCTAACTGGAGCAacgtcgcccgcctcctcaACTCGGCCGCGTACGGCATCAAGGACTCCACCCTCAGCCCGAAGCCAAAGATCATGATCCACCTCGACAACGGCTGGGATTGGAACGCCCAGAACAACTGGTACACCAACCTATTCGCCCAGAACCTGCTCAAGGTCGCCGACTTTGACATGATGGGCGTCTCCTACTACCCCTTTTATGGCTCCGGTGCCACCCTGTCCGCCCTCAAGACGAGCCTGACCAACCTGGCCAACAAATGGGGCAAGGAAATCGTCGTTGCCGAGACCAACTGGCCCACGAGCTGCCCGAGTCCCGCATACGCCTTCCCGAGCGACCTCAAAGATATTcccttctccgccgccggccagacGACTTTCATGAAAAgggtcgccgccgttgtcgccgccgtgaAGAACGGCAAGGGTGTGTACTACTGGGAGGTTGGGTGGATGAACAACCAAGCCCTAGGCTCCAGCTGCCCTTCCAACACCATGTTCTCGTGGCCCGGCACTGCGTTGTCGAGTTTGGATGTCTTCAAGAGTATCTGA